The following proteins are encoded in a genomic region of Glycine soja cultivar W05 chromosome 17, ASM419377v2, whole genome shotgun sequence:
- the LOC114392695 gene encoding RING-H2 finger protein ATL47-like, whose product MRSINGNLKYSSYYPQSPNDVNMSSSNNKEATTASSLSRISPLILLVIIVLAVIFFVYGLVHLILWFFMKRPLSPSSLYNSNRFHEYSTRSRVLLQRQLQQLFRLHDSGLDQAVIDALPVFCYQDLLGSKEPFDCAVCLCEFSEDDKLRLLPMCTHAFHMNCLDTWLLSNSTCPLCRASLSEYMENQNPMFNVGNSSSLVLPNRFRVEEENNGCSDSQRVFSVRLGKFRNGEVGGDGGCSLSERRCYSMGSYRYVVRDLNLQVVLSHSQSQDDDDDVLENGNVEGKRIGDSTKGESFSVSKIWLWSKKTRFHGSNAPFP is encoded by the coding sequence ATGCGCAGCATTAATGGAAACTTGAAGTACTCATCATATTATCCTCAATCTCCCAACGACGTTAACATGAGCAGCAGCAACAATAAAGAAGCAACAACGGCATCATCTCTCAGCAGAATCAGTCCACTCATTCTACTAGTCATAATAGTTCTAGCAGTTATCTTCTTCGTCTACGGGCTCGTCCATTTGATTCTATGGTTTTTCATGAAAAGACCATTATCACCTTCATCTCTCTACAACTCCAACAGGTTCCACGAATACTCCACGCGCTCCCGTGTTCTTCTCCAAAGGCAGCTTCAGCAACTCTTCCGCTTGCACGATTCGGGTCTCGACCAAGCCGTCATAGACGCTTTACCCGTTTTCTGTTACCAGGACTTGTTGGGGTCGAAGGAACCGTTCGATTGTGCCGTGTGTTTGTGCGAGTTCTCCGAGGACGACAAGCTGAGGTTGCTTCCTATGTGCACGCACGCCTTCCACATGAACTGTCTTGACACGTGGCTTCTCTCCAATTCCACGTGTCCTCTTTGCAGGGCGTCTCTTTCCGAGTACATGGAGAATCAGAATCCAATGTTTAATGTTGGCAATTCCAGTTCTTTGGTTTTGCCAAATAGATTCAGGGTTGAAGAAGAGAATAATGGGTGTTCAGATAGTCAAAGGGTGTTTTCTGTGAGGCTTGGAAAATTCAGAAATGGAGAGGTGGGAGGGGACGGTGGTTGTAGTTTGAGTGAGAGGAGATGCTACTCTATGGGTTCGTATCGGTATGTGGTTCGTGATTTGAATTTGCAAGTCGTGTTATCTCATTCTCAATCtcaagatgatgatgatgatgttttggAAAATGGGAATGTGGAGGGGAAGAGGATAGGGGACTCAACCAAAGGTGAGAGCTTCTCTGTTTCCAAGATATGGCTTTGGTCCAAGAAGACCAGATTTCATGGTTCTAATGCACCTTTCCCTTGA